In Romeriopsis navalis LEGE 11480, the sequence GTCAGCCGTGCTGATGAGCGATCGGTGCAGCAGCAGCATTATGCCGTTTGATAATTCTCGATCCCGCACCACCGACTTCACTGTCTTGCCGATTCGTACCGCCTCATGCTTTGTTTCTCGTATTTTGTGGGATTGCTAGTCATAATCGGTTGACTGTATTGGGTGGGGATTAAATATGCGAAAGCCCGGACTGCATTGAGCCAGTCCGGGCCGTTTAGAAACATGATTATAGTTTTTCTGACTTACAGATACACCTTGATGTTTTAAGGGTCAGTTTGAAGCAGTTGGGGTTTCAGGACAGTTACCATTTGCTGAACGCCACGGTGAATGCGACGGGTAACGGTCATTGGACTGACGCCAATTTTTTCTGCGACTTCCTTCCGGGAAAGGTCATGCAGAAAGACATATTCGATCGCTTGACGCGTTTTGTCTTCGAGTTGATTCAAGGCTTTTTGCAGTTGCTGACGATCTTCTTCCAGATTCATCAACTCTAGATGACGCGCATCGGGGATGGTATCACCGAGGGTCATGGGCGAGTCAAGCTGTTGGCATACGGTGGCATCGAGACTCAAGGGCAGGCGATTTTTGGCAGCTAATTTGCTATCGCGCCATTCTTGAACGCTTACGCCGAGTTCCGCGGCAATTTCATTATCATTCGGTGGTCGGTTGAGCAATTCGCAAAGGCTTTCGCGAACCCGTTGACCTTCTTTGTTGAGTTGTTGCCAGCGACGGGGAATCTTAACCGTACCGGAACGATCGCGCAGGAAGTGCAGCATCTCACCGCGGATGTAAGGCACAGCAAAGGAGCTGAAGGCACATCCTTGATGGGGATTAAACCGCTCGATGGCGCGAATCAAACCGAGGTAACCAATTTGTTCGAGATCTTCGTACGGCTCAGCACATTGGTGACTGATACGATGGGCAATCTTGCGAACCAGACCAGCATTCATTCGGACGAGCTTGTTGCGGACGGATACTGAAGGGTTGTTATGGTATGCAACCAGCAGTTCCATT encodes:
- a CDS encoding RNA polymerase sigma factor SigF, producing the protein MATQTNLRSRGMELLVAYHNNPSVSVRNKLVRMNAGLVRKIAHRISHQCAEPYEDLEQIGYLGLIRAIERFNPHQGCAFSSFAVPYIRGEMLHFLRDRSGTVKIPRRWQQLNKEGQRVRESLCELLNRPPNDNEIAAELGVSVQEWRDSKLAAKNRLPLSLDATVCQQLDSPMTLGDTIPDARHLELMNLEEDRQQLQKALNQLEDKTRQAIEYVFLHDLSRKEVAEKIGVSPMTVTRRIHRGVQQMVTVLKPQLLQTDP